From a single Candidatus Delongbacteria bacterium genomic region:
- a CDS encoding family 16 glycosylhydrolase — protein MTIACTTLSAPRSLLMLVGTLCACLTASAQVGELLWEESFDDLDNWIIETGNGNWGWGNGELEYYSPDNVEIVPIPGEPGNNGLRITARAESGPGIVDQWGNPLSFTSGRISSKSFVSIQYGMVEVRVRVPDLDMGGWPAIWMLGTSNLGWPANGEIDLMEMGWREEFRDLHDSHNGGNGLGNSTVNQVTGGNALWEVDGQAANLAWDPDDEYCRPYYRYDPPLTGEFMRYRLYWDDSSLRFVVVDGENEIDLYTEPFQFDADAEEFLQPFYMILNMAIGGQFTDAATAQEVSMPLPAELLVDYIHVYSWNGMGRVSLGPPTPESGRLGLYTETTPVTRTLVPGEDSEIYVWEGTLADGSDEPWEGENVLSWQTTGAGWFGAGIMSVQPLNLFDFGDGWLNFRIRIPANVSFRIGIIDGWGNQNYVDFPGNQTTWGLVRDGNWGRAQIPTSALRGQLIDLRMLSYGFVILEVNGAACNFALDDIYWDAGETAVQDPTPGQPIDFGLTGIQPNPFNPSTRIDFQLPAAGRIQLTVHDLQGRRLAVLADRVMPAGAHRVKWTPSTEASGMYFIRLESESGRVDLRKCLYVK, from the coding sequence ATGACCATCGCATGCACCACGCTTTCGGCACCTCGTTCGCTGCTGATGCTTGTCGGCACCCTGTGCGCGTGCCTGACCGCGTCCGCCCAGGTCGGTGAGCTGCTCTGGGAAGAGTCCTTTGACGACCTGGACAACTGGATCATCGAAACGGGCAACGGCAACTGGGGCTGGGGCAACGGAGAGCTGGAGTACTACAGTCCCGACAACGTGGAGATCGTGCCGATCCCCGGTGAGCCCGGCAACAACGGACTGCGGATCACGGCGCGCGCCGAGAGCGGCCCCGGCATCGTGGACCAGTGGGGCAATCCGCTGTCATTCACCTCGGGACGGATCAGCAGCAAGTCCTTCGTGTCCATTCAATACGGCATGGTGGAGGTCCGGGTCCGGGTTCCGGATCTGGACATGGGCGGCTGGCCGGCGATCTGGATGCTGGGCACCTCCAACCTGGGCTGGCCCGCCAATGGCGAGATCGATCTGATGGAGATGGGCTGGCGCGAGGAGTTCCGCGATCTGCATGACTCACACAACGGGGGCAATGGTCTGGGGAACTCGACCGTCAACCAGGTCACGGGCGGCAACGCGCTCTGGGAGGTCGATGGCCAGGCCGCCAATCTGGCCTGGGACCCCGATGACGAGTACTGCCGCCCCTACTACCGCTACGATCCGCCCCTGACCGGCGAGTTCATGCGCTACCGGCTGTACTGGGATGACAGCAGCCTGCGCTTCGTGGTGGTGGACGGCGAGAACGAGATCGATCTGTATACGGAACCCTTCCAGTTCGATGCCGATGCCGAGGAGTTCCTGCAGCCCTTCTACATGATCCTGAACATGGCCATCGGGGGCCAGTTCACCGATGCGGCGACCGCGCAGGAGGTCAGCATGCCGCTGCCCGCGGAACTGCTGGTGGACTACATCCATGTGTATTCATGGAATGGCATGGGCCGTGTCTCGCTGGGGCCGCCCACGCCCGAGAGCGGCCGGCTGGGGCTGTACACGGAAACGACTCCCGTGACGCGCACGCTGGTTCCCGGAGAAGACTCCGAGATCTACGTCTGGGAAGGCACCCTTGCCGATGGCAGCGACGAGCCCTGGGAAGGCGAGAATGTGCTCAGCTGGCAGACGACGGGTGCTGGCTGGTTCGGAGCGGGCATCATGTCCGTGCAGCCGCTGAATCTTTTTGATTTCGGCGACGGCTGGCTGAACTTCCGGATCCGCATTCCGGCCAATGTGAGCTTCCGGATCGGCATCATCGACGGCTGGGGCAACCAGAACTATGTGGATTTTCCCGGCAACCAGACCACCTGGGGACTGGTCCGCGATGGCAACTGGGGCCGGGCGCAGATTCCCACCTCGGCCTTGCGGGGCCAGCTGATCGATCTGCGCATGCTCAGTTATGGATTCGTGATCCTCGAGGTCAACGGGGCGGCGTGCAACTTTGCCCTGGACGACATCTACTGGGATGCCGGAGAAACGGCCGTGCAGGACCCCACACCCGGGCAGCCCATCGACTTCGGCCTGACCGGGATCCAGCCCAACCCCTTCAACCCCTCGACGCGCATCGATTTCCAGTTGCCGGCAGCGGGCCGGATCCAGCTGACGGTGCATGATCTGCAGGGACGCCGGCTCGCGGTGCTGGCCGACCGGGTGATGCCCGCGGGTGCGCATCGGGTGAAATGGACCCCATCCACCGAGGCCAGCGGGATGTACTTCATTCGGCTGGAATCGGAATCCGGTCGGGTGGACCTGCGCAAATGCCTGTACGTCAAGTGA